A stretch of the Lactuca sativa cultivar Salinas chromosome 9, Lsat_Salinas_v11, whole genome shotgun sequence genome encodes the following:
- the LOC111916982 gene encoding uncharacterized mitochondrial protein AtMg00810-like — MLVYVDDIIIAGSSKQVVDKLVYVLSSSFPLKDFGRLNYFLGFKVVHNSGGITLLQHKYATDLLYGAHMENCRTVSTPMSVIEKLASNYGRPLAEEDVFKYRSMFGGLQYLTLTRPDISFAVNKVCQYLSKPTDLHWEAVKRILRYVKGIVSTELRIRQSKSMLLSVFTDAD, encoded by the coding sequence ATGTTGGTCTATGTCGACGATATAATCATTGCCGGTTCATCAAAACAAGTGGTCGATAAGCTTGTCTACGTGTTGTCTTCCTCATTTCCACTTAAAGATTTCGGTCGTTTAAattattttctagggtttaaagttGTTCACAATTCAGGGGGAATCACATTGCTTCAACATAAGTATGCCACTGACTTACTATATGGTGCCCACATGGAGAATTGTAGAACGGTTTCAACCCCTATGTCTGTCATAGAAAAACTAGCTAGTAACTATGGAAGACCACTTGCTGAAGAAGATGTGTTCAAATACAGAAGCATGTTTGGGGGTTTACAGTATCTCACGCTAACACGACCTGATATCTCCTTTGCAGTAAACAAGGTATGCCAATACCTTTCGAAACCTACCGATCTGCACTGGGAAGCCGtcaaaagaattttgagataTGTTAAAGGAATTGTATCTACCGAATTAAGAATTAGACAATCAAAATCCATGTTATTAAGTGTGTTCACGGATGCAGACTAG